The proteins below come from a single Dasypus novemcinctus isolate mDasNov1 chromosome 22, mDasNov1.1.hap2, whole genome shotgun sequence genomic window:
- the LOC101436412 gene encoding olfactory receptor 14I1-like yields the protein MSYDRYVAICHPLHYGLTITPSLCTQAAGGSWASELIYSAIHTSNMFRLPFTRSNLIHQYFCDIPQILRIASSAVRFSEFALLAISVGLSFLFSALLFMSYSNIFAMVLSMHSVEARNKALSTCTPQLAVLLIYTISGITAILGPIADKASLSNLLTGMFYTMVPPVINPLIYSLRNREINTALGKMFHRYFEFPNKNFFG from the coding sequence atgtcctatgaccgctatgttgccatttgccaccctctgcactatgggctCACCATCACCCCAAGTCTGTGCACCCAGGCAGCTGGTGGCTCATGGGCTAGTGAACTGATCTATTCTGCCATCCACACAAGCAACATGTTCAGGCTTCCCTTCACAAGGTCGAATTTGATCCATCAGTATTTCTGTGATATTCCTCAAATTTTGAGAATTGCATCTTCAGCAGTTCGGTTTTCTGAGTTTGCTCTCCTAGCTATAAGTGTAGGCCTGAGCTTTTTATTCTCTGCCTTATTGTTTATGTCCTATAGTAATATATTTGCAATGGTGCTTAGCATGCATTCTGTGGAAGCCCGTAATAAAGCCTTATCCACCTGCACTCCACAGCTGGCAGTTCTCCTTATATATACAATTTCTGGAATTACTGCTATCTTAGGTCCCATTGCAGATAAAGCATCTCTCAGTAATCTCCTCACTGGCATGTTTTACACCATGGTGCCCCCAGTCATAAACCCCCTCATCTATAGTCTGCGGAACAGAGAGATTAACACTGCTCTAGGCAAAATGTTCCACAGATATTTTGAATTCCCAAACAAGAATttctttggttaa